A genomic region of Danio aesculapii chromosome 21, fDanAes4.1, whole genome shotgun sequence contains the following coding sequences:
- the mpp1 gene encoding 55 kDa erythrocyte membrane protein, whose amino-acid sequence MTLNSNKNEPAVILERVNSARTALSDLYLEQLLQNKPKSEKAAMQTYECKGQEVFSNGSAGHTNGRDATRMREVAFEKNPSEPLGVTLKLNEKQRCTVARILHGGMIHRQGSLHEGDEIAEINGTSVANQSVDQLQKILKDTNGVVTLKIISNQQSRPMACEMYMRAQFDYDPAKDELIPCKEAGLKFQTGDIIHIINKKDPNWWQGKVDSSSTDFAGLIPSPELQEWRVASKSKATREAGQSCSPFGKKKKCKDKYLAKHSSIFDQLDVISYEEVVRLPAFNRKTLVLIGAHGVGRSLIKNSLLSKYPEKFAYPAPHTTRAQKKDEENGKEYYFISNDEMTKGIVGNELLEYGSYQGHMFGTKIETIHKIHEQGKIAVLDVEPQTLKVLRTAEFAPLVIFIAPTNTGNQSEAVQNIQKESDSLLSAYRHFFDEILVNNDVDESVKGVEEAIERASSSPQWVPISWVY is encoded by the exons GCCGCCATGCAGACATATGAATGCAAAGGGCAGGAGGTTTTCTCCAATGGCAGTGCCGGACATACGAACGGCAGAGATGCGACCAGGATGAGGGAAGTCGCCTTTGAGAAGAACCCGTCTGAACCCCTG GGAGTAACTTTAAAGCTGAATGAGAAGCAGAGGTGTACAGTGGCCAGAATACTGCACGGAGGAATGATACACAGACAAG gTTCTTTACATGAAGGAGATGAGATTGCAGAAATCAATGGGACAAGTGTTGCTAATCAAAGTGTAGACCAGCTGCAGAAGATTCTG AAAGACACAAACGGTGTCGTCACACTGAAAATCATCTCCAACCAGCAAAGTCGCCCAATGGCATGTGAG ATGTATATGAGAGCACAGTTCGACTATGACCCAGCCAAAGATGAGCTCATCCCGTGTAAAGAAGCGGGCCTGAAGTTCCAGACGGGCGATATTATTCATATCATCAACAAGAAGGATCCCAACTGGTGGCAGGGGAAGGTGGACAGTTCCTCCACAGACTTCGCTGGACTCATCCCTTCTCCAGAACTGCAGGAGTG GCGAGTAGCAAGCAAAAGCAAAGCAACACGGGAAGCTGGACAGTCCTGCAGTCCTTTTGGCAAGAAGAAGAAATGCAAAGACAAATACCTCGCCAAACACAGCTCAA TCTTTGACCAGCTTGATGTCATATCTTATGAAGAGGTGGTGAGACTTCCAGCATTCAACAGAAAAACCCTGGTTCTCATCG GCGCACATGGAGTTGGAAGGAGTCTTATTAAAAACTCACTGCTGAGCAAATATCCTGAGAAGTTTGCTTATCCAGCACCAC ACACAACTAGAGCTCAGAAGAAGGACGAGGAAAACGGCAAGGAATATTACTTTATCTCCAACGACGAGATGACTAAAGGTATTGTGGGGAACGAGCTGCTGGAGTACGGCAGCTATCAGGGACACATGTTCGGCACAAAGATCGAAACCATCCACAAGATCCACGAGCAGGGCAAGATCGCAGTGCTGGATGTCGAACCACAG ACGCTGAAAGTGCTCAGAACGGCAGAGTTTGCTCCTCTCGTGATCTTCATCGCTCCCACTAACACCGGCAATCAG TCAGAGGCGGTGCAGAACATCCAGAAAGAGTCGGACAGCCTCCTCTCTGCGTACCGACACTTTTTCGACGAAATCCTGGTGAATAACGACGTGGACGAGAGCGTGAAGGGGGTCGAGGAAGCCATCGAGAGAGCGTCCTCAAGCCCACAGTGGGTGCCCATCTCCTGGGtttactga